The region ACGCGGTCTGAAGATAGGTGCGGCCATCGGCCAGCATGCCGCCCCAGGAGGGAATCTGCGGATCGACCCCGAGGCCCAGAAAGGTCAGCCCCGATTCGAGCAGAATATTGTTCGCCACATTCAGCGTCGCCAGCACCACCAGTGGCCCGGCAGCGTTCGGAATGATATGCCTGAACATCATCCGGTTGTTGTTGGCTCCCAGGGCCTGCGCGGCCTGCACGTATTCCTGTTCACGCAGCGCGAGCACCTGTCCGCGCATCAGACGGGCGTACTGCGCCCACTGCGAGATCACCATCACCCCGATCAGTTTCCACAGGCCGGGGCCGATAATCGCGATCACGGTGATCGCCAGCAGGATGAAGGGGAATGCGAGCTGCACATCTGCCAGCCGCATGATCACGGCCCCGACGACCCCCCGGTAAAACCCGGCGATCAGCCCGAGCAGGGTACCCAGCAATGCCGAGAGCAGCACCGAGACGACGCCGACCGTCAGCGAGATGCGCCCGCCGAAGACCACGCGGGAGAGCACGTCGCGCCCGATGGGATCGGTGCCGAGGGGATGCGGCAGGGTCAGATGCGGGGGTTGCAGGCGGGCGCTGAGATCCATCAGGTCGCTGCCCGCAGGAAACAGCAGATTGGCGAAGATCACCAGCAGGACGATCACGCCGGTCAGCACGGTGCCGACGAGCAGATCTGCGGTCCAGCGAATCCGCAGGCGGCGGCGCGAACGGGCGGGCGTCGATGCAGAAGCCACGTCAGTCCATCCGAATGCGGGGGTCGAAGAGGCCATACGACAGGTCTACCAGCAGATTGATGACGACCACCAGCAGGGCCAGCACCGTCACTGCGCCCTGAAGCACCGGGAAATCGCGGTTGGAGATGGCCTGAAGAGCGAGCAGCCCCATCCCCGGCCACGCGAAGACCTGTTCGACGACCACCACTCCGCCGACCAGACCGCCAAATTGCAGCCCGATAAAGGTGATGACGGGAATGGCGGTGTTCCGCAGCGCGTGTTTGTACAGCACCCGCCGCTCGGCCAGTCCCTTGCTGCGGGCCACCGTCACGTACTGGGTCTTGAGGACATCCAGCAGCGAAGCCCGCAGCAGGCGAACCGTCGCCGAGGTCAGAATCAGCCCCAGCGTCACGCTCGGCAGCACCAGCGACGCGCCCCCTTCGTAGCCGGAGGGTGGAAGCCAGCGCAGCGTCACGCCGAAGATCAGCACCAGCATGATGCCGAGCCAGAAGTTGGGGAAGGACAGGCCGAGCAGCGTCAGGAAGCGGATCACCTGATCGCCCCAGCTGCCCTTGTGGACGGCGGCATACACCCCCAGAGGCAGAGAGATGACCAGCGACAGCAGCAGCGAACAGAAGGCCAGCAGCAGTGTCGGCGGCAGGGCGTGGGTGATCAGGCTGCCGACCGGTGTGCCGCCCCGGAAACTGGTTCCGAAATCTCCCCTGAGAATGCCCCCGAGGAAGTGCAGATACTGAAGCCAGACCGGTTGATCCAGACCCAGCGCCTGGCGAATCTGCTGTAACTGCTCGGCGGTGGGGGCCGAGGCTCCCTGAAACTGCGCGACTGCCGGATCACCGGAAAAGCGCAGCATCACGGCCACCACCAGCGTGACGAACAGCACCACCAGAATGGCCTGAAAGACCTGCGCGGCGAGGTAGCGGGCCACTGGACTACTTCACGCTGACGTTCTGAAGATGAAGCAGGCTGTCGCTGGGCGCGGTGAATCCCTGCACTCGCTTGCTGACACCCCAGAGGTCCTGCTGGTTGTACAGCGGAATATCGATGGCCTGATCGTGCGTGTAGCGAGCAATCGTTCGCAGGATCACCAGCCGTTTCTGCTGGTCGGCCAGGTTGTGCTGCGATTCGAGGAGCGCGTCGAGCTTCTTGTCGGTAAAGTCTGGATTCCAGAACTGCTTGCTGTGATAGAGCAGGTACGCCGTATTGTCGAAATCGAAGGTCCAGCCGCCCCAGCCCATCTGGTAGCCGTTGCTGGTCTTGTTCTTGGGAATGATGTCGCTGTAGAAGGTGTTG is a window of Deinococcus sp. KNUC1210 DNA encoding:
- a CDS encoding ABC transporter permease translates to MASASTPARSRRRLRIRWTADLLVGTVLTGVIVLLVIFANLLFPAGSDLMDLSARLQPPHLTLPHPLGTDPIGRDVLSRVVFGGRISLTVGVVSVLLSALLGTLLGLIAGFYRGVVGAVIMRLADVQLAFPFILLAITVIAIIGPGLWKLIGVMVISQWAQYARLMRGQVLALREQEYVQAAQALGANNNRMMFRHIIPNAAGPLVVLATLNVANNILLESGLTFLGLGVDPQIPSWGGMLADGRTYLQTAWWVSVFPGFAITLTVLGFNLLGDWLRDVLDPKGRNG
- a CDS encoding ABC transporter permease; translated protein: MARYLAAQVFQAILVVLFVTLVVAVMLRFSGDPAVAQFQGASAPTAEQLQQIRQALGLDQPVWLQYLHFLGGILRGDFGTSFRGGTPVGSLITHALPPTLLLAFCSLLLSLVISLPLGVYAAVHKGSWGDQVIRFLTLLGLSFPNFWLGIMLVLIFGVTLRWLPPSGYEGGASLVLPSVTLGLILTSATVRLLRASLLDVLKTQYVTVARSKGLAERRVLYKHALRNTAIPVITFIGLQFGGLVGGVVVVEQVFAWPGMGLLALQAISNRDFPVLQGAVTVLALLVVVINLLVDLSYGLFDPRIRMD